The following are encoded together in the Phragmites australis chromosome 19, lpPhrAust1.1, whole genome shotgun sequence genome:
- the LOC133900543 gene encoding putative laccase-17 isoform X2 has translation MAGSSSSSISFYLSLLLLSMLALLCSQLTAAKEQYHEFIQEAPVRRLCRRHNIMTVNGQFPGPTVEMSEGDCVVAKVSNRGRYNVTVHWHGVRQMRTGWSDGPEYVTQCPIRPGQSYTYRFTVQGQEGTLWWHAHSSWLRATVYGALLIRPRAGVPYPFNAGKPPAREIPILLGEWWNTNIVDVIRAATRTGAAPNNSDAITVNGQPGDLYKCSSKDTTTFPVKSGETNLLRFINAALNTELFVSLAGHTMTVIGADASYTKPYATSVLMIAPGQTTDVLVTFDQAPARYYLAARAYASAQGVPFDNTTTTAIFDYGATSSSSPAMPTLPAYNDTATATTFTTSLRGLCKAELPSHVDENLLFTVGVGLLNCSRSQNCSSPSNTRLAASMNNVSFVLPSTVSILQAYYHGAPGVFTTDFPANPPVQFDYTAQNVSRALWQPVPGTKVYKLKYGSVVQLVLQGTNILAAENHPIHLHGYDFYIVAEGFGNFNAATDTAKFNLDDPPMRNTVAVPVNGWAAIRFVANNPGVWLMHCHLDVHITWGLAMAFLVEDGVGELESLEAPPPDLPLC, from the exons ATGGCAGgctcaagcagcagcagcatttcGTTCTACTTGTCCCTGCTCCTCTTGAGCATgcttgctctgctctgctcccaGCTCACCGCTGCCAAGGAGCAGTACCATGAGTTC ATCCAGGAGGCGCCGGTGAGGAGGCTGTGCAGGAGGCACAACATCATGACGGTGAACGGCCAGTTCCCGGGGCCGACGGTGGAGATGAGCGAGGGCGACTGCGTGGTGGCGAAGGTGAGCAACAGGGGCAGGTACAACGTGACGGTGCACTGGCACGGCGTGCGGCAGATGCGGACGGGGTGGTCCGACGGCCCCGAGTACGTGACGCAGTGCCCCATCCGCCCGGGGCAGAGCTACACCTACCGCTTCACCGTCCAGGGGCAGGAGGGCACGCTGTGGTGGCACGCCCACAGCTCCTGGCTCAGGGCCACCGTCTACGGCGCCCTCCTCATCCGCCCCCGCGCCGGCGTCCCCTACCCCTTCAACGCCGGCAAGCCGCCCGCCAGGGAGATACCCATCCTTCTCG GGGAGTGGTGGAACACGAACATCGTCGACGTCATCCGCGCCGCCACCCGCACCGGTGCAGCGCCCAACAACTCCGACGCCATCACCGTCAACGGCCAGCCCGGCGACCTCTACAAGTGCTCATCCAAAG ACACGACGACGTTCCCGGTGAAGTCCGGCGAGACCAATCTGCTGCGCTTCATCAACGCGGCGCTCAACACGGAGTTGTTCGTCTCCCTCGCCGGCCACACCATGACTGTCATCGGCGCCGACGCCTCCTACACCAAGCCCTACGCCACCTCCGTCCTCATGATCGCCCCCGGCCAGACCACCGACGTCCTCGTCACCTTCGACCAGGCCCCCGCCCGCTACTACCTCGCCGCCCGCGCCTACGCCAGCGCCCAGGGCGTCCCCTTCgacaacaccaccaccaccgccatctTCGACTACGGCGCCACCTCCAGCAGCAGCCCCGCCATGCCGACTCTCCCGGCCTACAACGACACCGCCACGGCCACCACGTTCACGACCAGCCTGCGAGGACTCTGCAAGGCGGAGCTCCCGTCGCACGTCGACGAGAACCTCTTGTTCACCGTCGGCGTCGGCCTCTTAAACTGCTCCAGGAGCCAGAACTGCAGCAGCCCCAGCAACACGCGGTTAGCGGCGAGCATGAACAACGTCTCCTTCGTGCTCCCGTCCACCGTCTCCATCCTCCAGGCGTACTACCACGGCGCGCCCGGCGTCTTCACCACCGACTTCCCCGCCAACCCGCCGGTGCAGTTCGACTACACGGCGCAGAATGTCAGCCGCGCGCTCTGGCAGCCCGTGCCGGGCACCAAGGTCTACAAGCTCAAGTACGGCTCCGTCGTGCAGCTCGTGCTCCAGGGAACCAACATCTTGGCGGCAGAGAACCACCCCATCCACCTCCACGGCTACGACTTCTACATCGTCGCCGAGGGATTCGGCAACTTCAACGCCGCCACCGACACCGCCAAGTTCAACCTGGACGACCCGCCGATGCGGAACACGGTGGCAGTGCCGGTTAACGGGTGGGCTGCCATCCGGTTCGTCGCCAACAACCCGGGGGTGTGGCTGATGCACTGCCATCTGGACGTGCACATCACCTGGGGCCTTGCCATGGCGTTCCTGGTGGAGGATGGCGTTGGGGAGCTGGAGTCACTGGAGGCACCTCCACCAGACCTGCCACTCTGCTGA
- the LOC133900543 gene encoding putative laccase-17 isoform X1, protein MAGSSSSSISFYLSLLLLSMLALLCSQLTAAKEQYHEFVIQEAPVRRLCRRHNIMTVNGQFPGPTVEMSEGDCVVAKVSNRGRYNVTVHWHGVRQMRTGWSDGPEYVTQCPIRPGQSYTYRFTVQGQEGTLWWHAHSSWLRATVYGALLIRPRAGVPYPFNAGKPPAREIPILLGEWWNTNIVDVIRAATRTGAAPNNSDAITVNGQPGDLYKCSSKDTTTFPVKSGETNLLRFINAALNTELFVSLAGHTMTVIGADASYTKPYATSVLMIAPGQTTDVLVTFDQAPARYYLAARAYASAQGVPFDNTTTTAIFDYGATSSSSPAMPTLPAYNDTATATTFTTSLRGLCKAELPSHVDENLLFTVGVGLLNCSRSQNCSSPSNTRLAASMNNVSFVLPSTVSILQAYYHGAPGVFTTDFPANPPVQFDYTAQNVSRALWQPVPGTKVYKLKYGSVVQLVLQGTNILAAENHPIHLHGYDFYIVAEGFGNFNAATDTAKFNLDDPPMRNTVAVPVNGWAAIRFVANNPGVWLMHCHLDVHITWGLAMAFLVEDGVGELESLEAPPPDLPLC, encoded by the exons ATGGCAGgctcaagcagcagcagcatttcGTTCTACTTGTCCCTGCTCCTCTTGAGCATgcttgctctgctctgctcccaGCTCACCGCTGCCAAGGAGCAGTACCATGAGTTCGTG ATCCAGGAGGCGCCGGTGAGGAGGCTGTGCAGGAGGCACAACATCATGACGGTGAACGGCCAGTTCCCGGGGCCGACGGTGGAGATGAGCGAGGGCGACTGCGTGGTGGCGAAGGTGAGCAACAGGGGCAGGTACAACGTGACGGTGCACTGGCACGGCGTGCGGCAGATGCGGACGGGGTGGTCCGACGGCCCCGAGTACGTGACGCAGTGCCCCATCCGCCCGGGGCAGAGCTACACCTACCGCTTCACCGTCCAGGGGCAGGAGGGCACGCTGTGGTGGCACGCCCACAGCTCCTGGCTCAGGGCCACCGTCTACGGCGCCCTCCTCATCCGCCCCCGCGCCGGCGTCCCCTACCCCTTCAACGCCGGCAAGCCGCCCGCCAGGGAGATACCCATCCTTCTCG GGGAGTGGTGGAACACGAACATCGTCGACGTCATCCGCGCCGCCACCCGCACCGGTGCAGCGCCCAACAACTCCGACGCCATCACCGTCAACGGCCAGCCCGGCGACCTCTACAAGTGCTCATCCAAAG ACACGACGACGTTCCCGGTGAAGTCCGGCGAGACCAATCTGCTGCGCTTCATCAACGCGGCGCTCAACACGGAGTTGTTCGTCTCCCTCGCCGGCCACACCATGACTGTCATCGGCGCCGACGCCTCCTACACCAAGCCCTACGCCACCTCCGTCCTCATGATCGCCCCCGGCCAGACCACCGACGTCCTCGTCACCTTCGACCAGGCCCCCGCCCGCTACTACCTCGCCGCCCGCGCCTACGCCAGCGCCCAGGGCGTCCCCTTCgacaacaccaccaccaccgccatctTCGACTACGGCGCCACCTCCAGCAGCAGCCCCGCCATGCCGACTCTCCCGGCCTACAACGACACCGCCACGGCCACCACGTTCACGACCAGCCTGCGAGGACTCTGCAAGGCGGAGCTCCCGTCGCACGTCGACGAGAACCTCTTGTTCACCGTCGGCGTCGGCCTCTTAAACTGCTCCAGGAGCCAGAACTGCAGCAGCCCCAGCAACACGCGGTTAGCGGCGAGCATGAACAACGTCTCCTTCGTGCTCCCGTCCACCGTCTCCATCCTCCAGGCGTACTACCACGGCGCGCCCGGCGTCTTCACCACCGACTTCCCCGCCAACCCGCCGGTGCAGTTCGACTACACGGCGCAGAATGTCAGCCGCGCGCTCTGGCAGCCCGTGCCGGGCACCAAGGTCTACAAGCTCAAGTACGGCTCCGTCGTGCAGCTCGTGCTCCAGGGAACCAACATCTTGGCGGCAGAGAACCACCCCATCCACCTCCACGGCTACGACTTCTACATCGTCGCCGAGGGATTCGGCAACTTCAACGCCGCCACCGACACCGCCAAGTTCAACCTGGACGACCCGCCGATGCGGAACACGGTGGCAGTGCCGGTTAACGGGTGGGCTGCCATCCGGTTCGTCGCCAACAACCCGGGGGTGTGGCTGATGCACTGCCATCTGGACGTGCACATCACCTGGGGCCTTGCCATGGCGTTCCTGGTGGAGGATGGCGTTGGGGAGCTGGAGTCACTGGAGGCACCTCCACCAGACCTGCCACTCTGCTGA